In Dermacentor silvarum isolate Dsil-2018 chromosome 2, BIME_Dsil_1.4, whole genome shotgun sequence, the following proteins share a genomic window:
- the LOC119440625 gene encoding lysosomal acid glucosylceramidase-like: MRIDWFIAIATSVAFIPAVAPECQRRDYGRGSFVCVCNVTYCDYIGDIGPLPSGSAVVFESTKAGLRFAKTTIPLGRAPDEDNQNNDTLLLVIDSSKEYQKVFGFGGAFTDAAGINVKSLPTNLQDDVLKSYYSKEGIGYTIGRIPLASCDFSARKYTYDDTPGDFELSNFTLAPEDFDVKIPYIKKAMSLSSEPAWFFGSSWSSPAWMKTSNALEGRGFLIGEPGGPYYKTWAKYYVRFVQEYERHGIPIWGLTTQNEPTTGFVPGFRWQTLGFTANHQRDFVKLDLGPALTEAGYGADKLQLMILDDNRIVLPHWTDVVLGDPEAAKYVQGVAVHWYMDRFIGPWVLDKVHESFPDKFIMGTEACTGSAIKTEDKVKLGSWKRAELYARDILEDLNHWVSGWTDWNLALNTEGGPNWANNFVDSPIIVNASAQEFYKQPMYYALGHFSKVLPRGSVRIDSQLEQARLLVENNATATNLTYAAFRTPDSALVVIVLNRDNDKFTLKIKDASGTGSVQKVITERSITTFIWKQ; the protein is encoded by the exons ATGAGAATAGATTGGTTCATTGCTATAGCTACAAGTGTGGCCTTTATACCAG CTGTAGCTCCAGAATGTCAGCGGAGAGATTATGGCCGGGGCAGCTTCGTGTGTGTCTGCAACGTAACGTATTGCGACTACATCGGAGATATCGGACCCTTGCCCAGCGGATCAGCGGTTGTGTTTGAAAGCACCAAGGCCGGCCTAAGGTTTGCCAAGACCACCATACCTCTTGGCAGGGCACCGGACGAGG ATAACCAAAACAACGACACTCTCCTGCTTGTGATCGACTCTTCAAAAGAATACCAGAAAGTGTTTGGGTTCGGAGGTGCCTTCACGGACGCCGCCGGAATAAACGTGAAATCTCTCCCGACCAACTTGCAAGACGATGTTCTCAAGTCCTACTACTCAAAAGAAG GGATTGGGTACACCATCGGCAGGATTCCCTTGGCCAGCTGTGACTTCTCTGCACGCAAGTACACGTACGACGATACTCCCGGTGACTTCGAGCTAAGCAACTTCACGCTCGCTCCGGAAGACTTCGACGTAAAG ATCCCGTACATAAAAAAGGCCATGTCGCTGTCAAGTGAGCCTGCGTGGTTCTTCGGCAGCTCGTGGAGCAGTCCCGCTTGGATGAAGACCAGCAATGCGCTTGAAGGGCGAGGGTTCCTTATTGGCGAGCCAGGCGGTCCCTACTACAAGACTTGGGCAAAGTACTACGTCAG ATTTGTGCAGGAGTACGAGCGGCACGGAATTCCCATCTGGGGTTTGACAACTCAGAACGAACCAACGACCGGTTTCGTGCCGGGATTCCGCTGGCAGACCCTGGGCTTTACGGCCAACCACCAGAGGGACTTCGTCAAGCTCGATCTCGGACCTGCTCTGACCGAAGCTGGTTACGGCGCGGACAAGCTGCAGCTGATGATTCTCGACGACAACCGCATCGTCCTTCCCCACTGGACAGACGTG GTGCTGGGCGATCCCGAGGCGGCCAAGTACGTTCAGGGAGTCGCTGTTCATTGGTACATGGACCGTTTTATCGGCCCTTGGGTGCTGGACAAAGTGCACGAGAGCTTCCCGGACAAATTTATTATGGGCACCGAAGCGTGCACTGGTTCCGCTATAAAAACAGAGGACAAGGTCAAGCTTGGCAGCTGGAAACGAGCAGAGTTGTACGCCAGAGACATCCTCGAG GACCTCAACCATTGGGTTAGCGGATGGACGGACTGGAACCTCGCCCTTAACACTGAAGGTGGTCCCAACTGGGCGAACAATTTTGTCGACTCGCCCATCATCGTGAATGCCTCCGCTCAAGAGTTCTACAAGCAGCCAATGTACTACGCACTGGGCCACTTTAG CAAAGTACTTCCGAGGGGTAGCGTTAGGATTGACTCACAACTGGAGCAAGCCCGTTTGCTGGTGGAGAATAACGCGACTGCTACGAATCTGACATATGCTGCATTCAGAACACCTGATTCGGCACTGGTCGTGATTGTCTTGAACAG AGACAACGACAAGTTCACCCTGAAGATCAAGGATGCGTCCGGCACCGGCAGCGTTCAGAAGGTTATTACCGAGAGGTCGATAACAACGTTTATATGGAAGCAATAA